The following proteins come from a genomic window of Dysidea avara chromosome 12, odDysAvar1.4, whole genome shotgun sequence:
- the LOC136239831 gene encoding uncharacterized protein, which yields MDLFQNYVYSNSPDIIAVTETWLSEKIFDIEILPNNYTIIQKDRKTLGGGVMFAVKSSKPYQVLQSPTNLEMLTISIGSTLPTVYCLGYIPPDSLVDYCQEFLSYINTLRDLTGHLILLGDFNLGDINWDSLCGQSPFSSNFCDVVFDLNLVQMIDEPTHIAGNILDLVLTNAPDNILNLRIHCDPPLPIPSDHFVITFDSHSSLNNDSDQRATPFLNYSKGNYNDLCYFLYNSDFTPCLMSEDIEFVWSYLSNTIKDALPHFIPITTIKPNSQPVWFNSDIRHHINCLRSLRRKFNNNSTEYNKNKLETSHNLLQAKISNAKMTYESNLVTTSDNPKIYKYIRGFTKSKSIPSTMYHNSTTFDCDNDKANAFNNYFYSIFNNTSTDLPPSFNSYCPVSLCHITITEADVYEALVS from the coding sequence ATGGATTTGTTTCAGAACTATGTATACTCTAATTCTCCTGATATTATTGCAGTAACTGAGACTTGGCTATCTGAAAAAATATTTGATATTGAAATTTTACCTAACAACTATACAATCATTCAGAAAGATCGCAAAACTCTTGGTGGTGGAGTAATGTTTGCTGTTAAATCTTCTAAACCATATCAAGTGTTACAATCCCCTACCAACCTAGAGATGCTAACTATCAGTATTGGATCTACTTTACCAACTGTGTATTGCTTAGGATATATTCCTCCTGATTCATTGGTCGATTATTGCCAAGAATTTCTGAGCTACATTAACACCCTCAGGGATCTTACTGGCCATTTAATTCTACTGGGAGATTTCAATCTAGGAGATATCAACTGGGATTCCCTATGTGGTCAATCCCCCTTTTCATCGAATTTCTGTGACGTTGTATTTGACCTTAACCTTGTTCAAATGATAGATGAACCTACTCATATAGCTGGTAACATACTTGACCTAGTCCTAACCAATGCTCCTGACAATATTTTGAATCTAAGAATACACTGTGATCCTCCTTTACCTATCCCATCAGACCATTTTGTCATAACCTTTGACTCTCATTCATCATTGAACAATGACAGTGACCAAAGGGCTACACCATTTCTAAATTACTCTAAAGGTAACTACAATGACCTGTGTTACTTTTTATATAACTCTGATTTCACACCTTGTCTCATGTCTGAAGATATTGAATTTGTGTGGTCATACCTTAGCAACACCATTAAAGATGCTCTACCACATTTTATTCCCATAACTACAATTAAACCTAATAGTCAGCCCGTGTGGTTCAATTCCGACATTAGACACCACATCAACTGTCTACGCTCACTTAGACGTAAATTTAACAACAACTCTACtgaatacaataaaaataagCTGGAAACCTCCCATAACCTGCTTCAAGCAAAGATCAGCAATGCTAAAATGACATATGAATCCAATTTAGTCACTACATCTGACAATCCcaaaatttacaaatatatCAGAGGGTTTACAAAATCCAAATCTATCCCCTCCACTATGTATCACAATTCTACGACATTCGACTGTGATAATGATAAAGCCAATGCTTTCAACAATTACTTTTACTCAATTTTTAATAACACTTCCACTGATTTACCGCCTTCTTTTAACTCCTATTGTCCTGTATCACTCTGTcatattacaatcactgaagctgatgTCTATGAAGCATTGGTAAGCTAG
- the LOC136241066 gene encoding uncharacterized protein has product MSESDLNTHYVEFQPADGRIPTLKGSLVDDNVPRVPSTFVDQVATDYIPDDDTVIIDGRRSFIGNSNLNGVSLNYSSLGTSYTLEICHKTIISPYLLFLKLIGWRKFSSAKALHESVVKKISNVVYPSVIFVLLLLTFIARAMICFDRTRVIVDRINGSFSYIDCERNGLASRYVAHSLIILISYLFGLYAFRISYPEYLLTLIEKVFLYFADKHGKFSQKRLLYNLRVLCFLAVIWMVFSTLVNLLRIKSHRLIDKDTYIEWFTSYNVSYLTEEYSMGIRPPLEHYELRVALAMISIAGFILIDFFYVALVVNYTLQCQVIHFAVCATVNKFKTMHCQVDAGIKEIKLLQDFLVVLNGRFSSLISLILFVFVGNSIRAFVNVTELERQQALAIVTGVCEFMGWFSLLCFVVMQAVRVTSACTHIKCLGLELRTRPFAYTRTQQIELDSFLLYTSSITMDVRLVHIPMKPLLVAPVLFAVAVIWRSFFTDSLRLI; this is encoded by the exons ATGAGCGAGAGTGATTTAAATACTCATTATGTAGAATTTCAACCAGCCGACGGCAGAATTCCTACTTTAAAAGGATCGCTAGTTGACGACAACGTTCCGCGAGTGCCATCAACATTCGTTGATCAAGTAGCAACAGACTACATACCCGATGATGACACTGTTATAATTGATGGAAGAAGGTCTTTCATTGGGAATTCAAATCTTAATGGAGTCTCATTG AATTATTCAAGCTTAGGGACTAGCTATACACTGGAGATCTGTCACAAAACCATAATATCGCCTTATCTGTTGTTCTTAAAGCTG ATTGGCTGGAGAAAGTTTTCATCTGCAAAAGCTCTACATGAGTCAGTGGTCAAGAAAATATCAAATGTGGTGTATCCATCTGTTATTTTTGTGCTGCTGCTTTTGACGTTCATTGCAAGAGCAATGATTTGTTTCGATCGAACAAGG GTTATTGTGGATAGGATAAATGGTTCATTCAGCTATATTGATTGTGAAAGAAATGGACTGGCTTCAAGATATGTGGCACACAGTTTAATCATATTGATATCCTACCTATTTGGTTTATACGCATTTCGTATTTCATATCCTGAGTACTTACTAACTCTGATTGAAAAG GTATTTTTGTACTTTGCTGATAAACATGGAAAATTTTCTCAAAAAAGATTGCTATATAACCTGAG AGTTTTGTGTTTCCTTGCTGTTATATGGATGGTATTTTCAACATTAGTAAACTTGCTTCGAATTAAGTCTCACCGTTTAATAGACAAAGATACATACATAGAATGGTTTACTTCCTATAATGTATCATATCTAACTGAAGAGTACAGCATGGGAAT TCGACCTCCACTGGAGCACTATGAACTACGCGTAGCATTGGCAATGATTTCAATAGCTGGATTCATCTTAATTGACTTTTTCTATGTTGCATTGGTTGTGAATTATACACTGCAGTGTCAAGTAATTCACTTTGCGGTTTGTGCCACTGTCAATAAGTTCAAAACTATGCATTGCCAAGTTGATGCAGGTATTAAG GAAATCAAACTACTGCAGGATTTTTTGGTTGTTTTAAATGGTAGATTTTCTTCTTTAATATCACTTATACTGTTTGTGTTTGTTGGAAATTCTATTAGAG CATTTGTAAATGTGACTGAGCTAGAGAGACAACAAGCTTTAGCAATTGTTACTGGTGTGTGTGAATTCATGGGATGGTTTTCCCTATTGTGTTTTGTGGTAATGCAG GCAGTTCGTGTCACTTCTGCTTGTACACATATCAAATGTTTGGGATTAGAACTCAGGACACGACCATTTGCTTACACAAGAACGCAACAAATTGAGCTGGACTCATTTTTGCTTTACACTAGCAGTATTACTATGGAT GTACGTCTTGTACACATTCCTATGAAACCACTGTTGGTAGCACCAGTACTCTTTGCAGTGGCAGTTATTTGGAGATCATTTTTTACGGACTCACTAAGGCTGATATAG